Proteins encoded in a region of the Buteo buteo chromosome 11, bButBut1.hap1.1, whole genome shotgun sequence genome:
- the THAP11 gene encoding THAP domain-containing protein 11 encodes MPGFTCCVPGCYNNSHRDKALHFYTFPKDEELRRLWLKNVSRAGVSGCFSTFQPTTGHRVCSEHFQGGRKSYLVRVPTIFPLRGVNERKAQRAARRPRPAAAASAAAAAAAAAAAAQGSGAAAAEAPAGGAAEDVKPIDLTVQVELGAGAPAGPGPGRLPAAAGEEGPVEGGPPDHSYSLSSGTTSEELLRKLNEQRDIIALLEVKMKEMKGSIRRLRLAEAQLREEIREKDRLLHAASAGTRKRHGL; translated from the coding sequence ATGCCGGGCTTCACCTGCTGCGTGCCGGGCTGCTACAACAACTCGCACCGCGACAAGGCGCTGCACTTCTACACCTTCCCCAAGGACGAGGAGCTGCGGCGCCTCTGGCTGAAGAACGTCTCCCGGGCGGGCGTCAGCGGCTGCTTCAGCACCTTCCAGCCCACCACGGGCCACCGCGTCTGCAGCGAGCACTTCCAGGGCGGTCGCAAGTCCTACCTGGTGCGGGTCCCTACCATCTTCCCGCTCCGCGGCGTCAACGAGCGCAAGGCGCAgcgggccgcccgccgcccccgccccgccgccgccgcctccgccgccgccgccgccgccgccgccgccgccgccgcgcagggctccggtgccgccgccgccgaggcccCGGCAGGGGGCGCGGCCGAGGACGTGAAGCCCATCGACCTGACGGTGCAGGTGGAGCTGGGGGCCGGGGCGCCCGCTGGGCCCGGCCCTGGCAGGCtaccggcggcggcgggggaagAGGGCCCGGTGGAGGGCGGACCCCCGGACCACTCGTACTCGCTGTCGTCGGGCACCACGTCGGAGGAGCTGCTGAGGAAGCTGAACGAGCAGCGCGACATCATCGCGCTGCTGGAGGTGAAGATGAAGGAGATGAAGGGCAGCATCCGCCGCCTGCGCCTGGCCGAGGCCCAGCTCCGTGAGGAGATCCGCGAGAAGGACCGGCTGCTCCACGCCGCCAGCGCCGGGACCCGCAAGCGTCACGGCCTCTGA